From Polyangium spumosum, a single genomic window includes:
- a CDS encoding AAA family ATPase, translating into MVYRIVGPPIHEGSNTVIYRGERDDGQNQVVIKLPRGDVAPRDIDRLRHEYAILKAIDAPGVVKALALEPSERGVALVLEALPGETLAALLRARRLDVPAALTIARSIAGILGGVHRLGIVHGDVKPQNILYRPETGSVHLIDFGLARRMSAKPERVAPDAIEGTLAYIAPEQTGRMNRPVDHRADLYSFGVTLYQMLTAALPFSTTDAVELVFSHIARVPAAPREVDGRIPDLVSALVMKLLAKAPEDRYQTARGVELDLDACLRQIEATGTTSELTLGRHDAAGVLRLPDRLYGRAGEGRTLRDAFERLRRGAAELVLVAGPSGVGKSALVHELRRGLARDEARFIAGKFDLLSRSVPYGPLIHAFRELLQQLLGESAAELEDHRARLSHALGGNGQVIVELVPEARRLLGEQHPLPAVGPTESQNRMNLALKSFVQVFASATRPLVLFLDDLQWADAGSLKLLEVLLVGRDCPGLVILGAYRDNEVDAAHPLTATLAALRKEGVVVSEIGLVPLGAAELGDWLADALVVDAARVAPLARAIHAKTQGNPFFVGQFLHALHEGQLLRFDAEASAWCWDIAAIEAREVTDNVVDLIVKNITILAPETRRVLLLASCIGHEFTLQTLATIDASTLDQVEGALLPAAREGLVAPGERGGVYRFLHDRVQQAAYALIEDADRAATHLRIGRLLLAGTEARDEALFEIVEHLNRGEALMTDPAERIELAERNLLSGRKAKASNAYDAAAHHFRVGTTLLPESAWADLYPLTFALHQELAECDYLCGRFEQAEALFERLAERARSRVDLANVFAMELRLYQVAGRYAEAVDLGFRALRRFGVESPETDEAVQAATRREMEGIQALLGDRPIESLVEAPVMADPEHNALMGILNELLSCSYIGRPAVFPLSAMRAVSYSLRHGNSPESCFSYSCYAILLVAFGQIPTAVAISELALAVNERFGDAATRGRLLHVHGNHIQFWRKHYRACFPVIERAFEACLAVGDFVHAGFISHAITWLSVERGESPADVLRTCERFAAFARQSRNEPILLGIRTVQQFVKSLERHAHPERPLDDEQFRGEDCLAALGRAGFGPGVAFYHIMVLVLHYMAGRHDEALASAERAREILGCVMTLPIEVTFHLHEALALLARGPAADPEAARREQQRIDESLDKLARWAEHGPENYEHKHCLLRAEAARVAGRHLEADDLYDRAIVSAREGGFTQYEALANELAGKALLARGRRHLAPVYLRAAHAAYVRWGAAQKAERLAEAYPQIVPAGPLQSPATLQSSTAASGSGARGMSGVVDTATVLRLGQALAGETELPKVIEQLMRIVLHNAGASRGCLLLDRGGVLRIEATIAVSPDVVTIRDGGPMEESADWPVSVLRYAARTREVVVVGDAAADPRFTKERSSPGRGLLSILCVPLVHRRRLVGLLHLENGLARDAFGAERIEFLELLCGQAATALENALLFGRLQETSDALRRSNERLEADVAKRTQDLREVNTRLTEELEERARAEHERAALQEEIIRVQTDLLAELSTPLIPITDDILVMPLVGAMDARRAERVMDTVLVGASTSGAKVVIMDITGMKTVDDEAASALIRAASALRLLGMQAWLTGVRKEVAQTLIELGIDLGDILTFGSLKRGVAHAARLARENPRGRGAR; encoded by the coding sequence ATGGTCTACCGGATCGTCGGGCCCCCCATTCACGAAGGATCGAATACTGTCATCTATCGTGGAGAGAGGGATGACGGTCAGAACCAGGTCGTCATCAAGCTCCCTCGCGGCGACGTCGCCCCGCGGGACATCGACCGTCTCCGGCACGAGTATGCGATCCTGAAAGCCATCGACGCGCCCGGCGTCGTGAAGGCCCTGGCCCTCGAGCCCTCCGAGCGGGGCGTCGCGCTGGTGTTGGAGGCCCTCCCGGGTGAGACGCTCGCCGCGCTCCTCCGCGCGCGGCGCCTCGACGTGCCGGCGGCGCTGACGATCGCCCGGAGCATCGCGGGCATTCTCGGGGGTGTCCACCGGCTCGGGATCGTCCACGGGGACGTGAAGCCACAGAACATCCTTTATCGACCGGAGACGGGCAGCGTCCACCTCATCGACTTCGGTCTGGCCAGGCGGATGTCGGCGAAACCCGAGCGCGTCGCGCCGGACGCGATCGAGGGGACCCTCGCGTACATCGCGCCCGAACAGACCGGCCGCATGAACCGGCCCGTCGACCACCGCGCCGATCTCTACTCCTTCGGCGTCACGCTGTACCAGATGCTCACCGCGGCCCTGCCGTTTTCGACCACCGACGCCGTCGAGCTCGTGTTTAGCCACATCGCCCGCGTCCCCGCCGCGCCGCGGGAGGTCGACGGGCGTATCCCCGACCTGGTCTCGGCGCTCGTCATGAAGCTGCTCGCCAAGGCGCCCGAGGATCGATACCAGACGGCCCGGGGCGTCGAGCTCGACCTCGACGCGTGCCTCCGGCAGATCGAGGCCACGGGCACCACGTCCGAGCTCACGCTCGGGCGGCACGACGCGGCCGGCGTCCTGCGCCTCCCGGATCGTCTTTATGGTCGAGCGGGGGAGGGGCGGACGCTCCGCGACGCATTCGAGCGGCTGCGCCGAGGGGCCGCGGAGCTCGTCCTCGTCGCGGGCCCGTCCGGCGTCGGCAAATCGGCGCTCGTCCACGAGCTCCGCCGGGGCCTCGCGCGGGACGAGGCGCGCTTCATCGCCGGGAAGTTCGATCTCCTGAGCCGCAGCGTCCCGTACGGCCCCCTGATTCACGCCTTTCGTGAGCTCTTGCAGCAGCTCCTCGGCGAGAGCGCGGCCGAGCTCGAGGACCATCGGGCGCGCCTCTCGCACGCGCTCGGCGGCAATGGGCAGGTGATCGTGGAGCTCGTCCCCGAGGCCAGACGCCTGCTCGGCGAGCAGCACCCGCTCCCGGCCGTCGGGCCGACCGAATCGCAGAACCGCATGAACCTCGCGCTGAAGAGCTTCGTGCAGGTGTTCGCGAGCGCGACGCGGCCGCTCGTCCTGTTCCTCGACGATCTGCAATGGGCCGACGCGGGCTCCCTCAAGCTCCTCGAGGTCTTGCTCGTGGGTCGGGATTGCCCCGGCCTCGTGATCCTCGGCGCGTACCGCGACAACGAGGTCGACGCGGCGCATCCGCTGACGGCGACCCTCGCCGCGCTGCGGAAGGAAGGCGTCGTGGTGAGCGAGATCGGCCTCGTCCCGCTCGGCGCCGCGGAGCTCGGCGATTGGCTCGCCGACGCGCTCGTGGTGGACGCCGCCCGCGTGGCCCCCCTGGCCCGGGCGATCCACGCGAAGACGCAGGGAAACCCGTTCTTCGTGGGCCAGTTCCTCCACGCATTACACGAAGGGCAGCTCCTCCGGTTCGACGCCGAAGCGAGCGCCTGGTGCTGGGACATCGCGGCCATCGAGGCGCGCGAGGTCACCGACAACGTGGTCGATCTGATCGTCAAGAACATCACGATCCTGGCTCCGGAGACGCGGCGCGTCCTCCTGCTCGCCTCGTGTATCGGGCACGAGTTCACGCTGCAAACCCTCGCGACCATCGACGCGTCGACGTTAGATCAGGTCGAAGGCGCGCTCCTCCCCGCGGCGCGGGAGGGGCTCGTGGCGCCGGGCGAGCGAGGCGGCGTGTACCGATTCCTGCACGACCGCGTGCAGCAGGCCGCGTACGCGCTGATCGAGGACGCGGACCGGGCCGCGACGCACCTGCGTATCGGCCGGCTCCTCCTCGCAGGTACGGAGGCGCGTGACGAGGCCCTCTTCGAGATCGTCGAGCACCTCAATCGCGGCGAGGCGCTGATGACGGATCCCGCCGAGAGGATCGAGCTCGCCGAGCGGAACCTCCTTTCGGGCCGGAAGGCGAAGGCATCGAATGCGTACGACGCAGCGGCGCACCATTTCCGCGTCGGCACGACCCTCCTCCCGGAGTCGGCCTGGGCAGACCTCTACCCGCTCACCTTCGCGCTGCACCAGGAGCTCGCCGAGTGTGATTACCTCTGCGGCCGCTTCGAGCAGGCCGAGGCGCTCTTCGAGCGTCTCGCGGAGCGGGCGCGATCCAGGGTCGATCTCGCGAACGTGTTCGCCATGGAGCTCCGGCTCTACCAGGTCGCGGGGAGGTACGCCGAGGCCGTCGATCTCGGCTTCCGGGCATTGCGGCGGTTCGGCGTCGAGTCGCCCGAGACCGACGAGGCCGTCCAGGCGGCGACGAGGCGCGAAATGGAAGGGATCCAGGCGCTCCTCGGAGACAGGCCCATCGAGTCGCTCGTCGAAGCGCCCGTGATGGCCGATCCCGAGCACAACGCGCTGATGGGCATCCTGAACGAGCTCCTGTCCTGCTCGTACATCGGCAGGCCCGCGGTGTTCCCGCTCAGCGCCATGCGGGCCGTCTCCTATTCGCTTCGCCACGGCAACTCCCCCGAGTCCTGCTTCTCGTATAGCTGCTACGCCATCCTCCTCGTGGCGTTTGGCCAGATCCCGACGGCCGTCGCGATCTCCGAGCTCGCGCTGGCGGTGAACGAGCGCTTCGGCGACGCCGCGACGAGGGGCCGCCTGCTCCACGTGCACGGCAATCACATCCAGTTCTGGCGCAAGCATTACCGCGCGTGTTTCCCCGTCATCGAACGCGCGTTCGAGGCCTGCCTCGCCGTCGGGGACTTCGTCCACGCGGGCTTCATCTCCCACGCGATCACGTGGCTCTCCGTGGAGCGTGGTGAATCACCCGCCGACGTCCTCCGGACTTGCGAGCGCTTCGCGGCGTTCGCGAGGCAGAGCCGGAACGAGCCTATCTTGCTGGGGATCCGGACGGTGCAGCAGTTCGTGAAGAGCCTCGAGCGGCACGCGCACCCGGAGAGGCCCCTCGACGACGAGCAGTTTCGCGGCGAGGATTGCCTCGCGGCCCTCGGGCGCGCGGGCTTCGGCCCCGGCGTCGCGTTTTATCACATCATGGTGCTCGTCCTGCATTACATGGCCGGGCGCCACGACGAGGCGCTGGCCTCCGCCGAACGCGCGCGAGAGATCCTCGGCTGCGTGATGACCTTGCCCATCGAGGTCACCTTTCATCTGCACGAGGCGCTCGCCCTGCTCGCGCGGGGCCCCGCCGCGGATCCGGAGGCCGCTCGCCGGGAGCAGCAGCGGATCGACGAGAGCCTCGACAAACTCGCGCGGTGGGCCGAGCACGGCCCCGAGAACTACGAGCACAAGCATTGCCTCCTGCGCGCGGAGGCGGCGCGCGTCGCCGGGCGCCACCTCGAGGCCGACGACCTCTACGATCGGGCGATCGTGTCCGCGCGGGAAGGTGGCTTCACGCAATACGAGGCCCTCGCGAACGAGCTCGCCGGCAAGGCCCTCCTCGCGCGCGGCAGGCGACACCTCGCGCCGGTGTACCTGCGCGCGGCGCACGCGGCCTACGTTCGATGGGGCGCGGCGCAGAAGGCCGAGCGCCTGGCGGAGGCGTATCCACAGATCGTCCCCGCCGGTCCCCTGCAATCGCCTGCGACGTTGCAATCCTCGACCGCCGCGAGTGGCTCGGGGGCCCGTGGGATGAGCGGCGTCGTCGACACCGCCACCGTCCTGCGCCTCGGGCAGGCCCTCGCCGGGGAGACAGAGCTGCCGAAGGTGATCGAGCAGCTCATGCGGATCGTGCTCCACAATGCGGGCGCCTCGCGGGGATGTCTGCTCCTCGACAGGGGCGGCGTGCTCCGGATCGAGGCGACGATCGCGGTCAGCCCGGACGTCGTCACAATCCGCGACGGCGGCCCGATGGAGGAGAGCGCCGATTGGCCCGTCTCCGTGCTCCGGTATGCGGCGCGCACCCGGGAGGTCGTGGTGGTGGGCGACGCGGCGGCCGATCCGCGCTTCACGAAGGAAAGATCCTCGCCCGGCCGCGGGCTCCTCTCGATTCTTTGTGTCCCGCTCGTGCATCGGCGCCGCCTCGTGGGCTTGCTTCATCTCGAGAACGGCCTCGCCCGTGACGCCTTCGGCGCCGAACGGATCGAGTTTCTGGAGCTGCTCTGCGGGCAGGCCGCGACGGCGCTGGAAAATGCGCTCCTCTTCGGGCGCCTTCAGGAGACGAGCGACGCGCTCCGGCGATCGAACGAGCGGCTGGAGGCCGACGTCGCAAAGCGGACCCAGGATCTGCGCGAGGTCAATACGCGGCTCACGGAGGAGCTCGAGGAGCGAGCCCGCGCCGAGCACGAGCGCGCGGCTCTTCAGGAGGAGATCATCCGCGTGCAGACCGATCTCCTCGCCGAGCTCTCCACGCCGCTCATCCCCATCACGGACGACATCCTGGTGATGCCGCTCGTCGGCGCGATGGACGCGCGGCGCGCGGAGCGGGTGATGGATACGGTGCTCGTCGGGGCGTCCACGAGCGGGGCAAAGGTGGTGATCATGGACATCACGGGGATGAAGACGGTCGACGACGAGGCCGCGTCCGCGCTGATCCGCGCGGCCTCCGCGCTGCGCCTGCTCGGCATGCAGGCGTGGCTCACGGGCGTGCGAAAGGAGGTCGCCCAGACGCTCATCGAGCTGGGGATCGACCTCGGCGACATCCTCACGTTCGGGAGCCTGAAACGAGGCGTCGCGCACGCCGCGCGCCTCGCGCGGGAGAACCCGCGGGGGAGGGGGGCGCGCTGA
- a CDS encoding LamB/YcsF family protein — translation MRAVSLNIPVGHRPDEPRELYKFATMASITCGGPGVDERSIKRAIQQAKESWAKIVALVSFPAHGGPIPPNVEPEDVRNVVRDQCTAMLRVAEWQGARIFAVKATDPLLAAGTANRQIADAILDGAFEGLSMDVPFIGPFEGPMLDYVRTGGLDYLREAYADRGYRADVTLIPEGEPGAQVASAAEAAENALKLARTSRFDVIGVRGEGPLAVEIAGTVRTALESQGLLSR, via the coding sequence ATGCGCGCGGTCAGCCTCAACATCCCCGTGGGCCATCGGCCGGACGAACCACGGGAGCTCTACAAGTTCGCCACGATGGCGAGCATCACCTGCGGGGGCCCCGGCGTCGACGAGCGTTCGATCAAGCGCGCGATCCAGCAGGCGAAGGAGTCGTGGGCGAAGATCGTCGCGCTGGTCTCGTTCCCTGCGCACGGCGGGCCGATCCCTCCGAACGTGGAGCCGGAGGACGTGCGGAACGTCGTGCGTGATCAGTGCACGGCGATGCTCCGTGTGGCCGAGTGGCAAGGCGCGCGGATCTTCGCGGTGAAGGCGACGGATCCGCTGCTCGCCGCGGGGACGGCGAACCGGCAGATCGCCGACGCGATCCTGGACGGCGCGTTCGAGGGGCTCTCGATGGACGTGCCCTTCATCGGCCCGTTCGAGGGGCCGATGCTCGACTACGTGCGCACGGGCGGCCTGGACTATCTGCGGGAGGCGTACGCGGATCGGGGCTACCGCGCGGACGTGACGTTGATCCCGGAGGGCGAGCCGGGCGCGCAGGTCGCGAGCGCGGCGGAGGCGGCGGAGAACGCGCTCAAGCTGGCGAGGACGAGCCGGTTCGACGTGATCGGGGTGCGCGGCGAAGGTCCGCTCGCGGTGGAGATCGCGGGGACGGTGCGCACGGCGCTGGAGAGTCAGGGGTTGCTCTCGCGGTAG
- a CDS encoding NAD-dependent epimerase/dehydratase family protein, with protein MHPSGARARALVLGATGHIGQAMVRELLTHGYHVTAATRRRGRPPA; from the coding sequence ATGCATCCGAGCGGCGCCCGCGCCCGTGCCCTCGTCCTCGGCGCGACAGGGCACATCGGACAGGCGATGGTGCGCGAGCTGCTCACGCACGGTTACCACGTCACCGCGGCCACACGCCGAAGAGGGCGTCCGCCCGCTTGA
- a CDS encoding amino acid ABC transporter ATP-binding protein gives MSICVTDLVKRHPGAAAPALAGLCMEVPTGKIASVLGRSGAGKTTLLRCLSGLDPFDGGTIEVSGVTFGAGAKHGSFGGKIGLVFQTFELFPHLSVLDNCTLAPRVVRGEARSRAEARVKDLLRELGIEDKAKAYPEALSGGQKQRVAIARALAMEPSVLLYDEPTSALDPALKHEVGRTLRRVAGTGVTQIVVTHDLPVARESSDLVFVLDRGRVAAFGPPEEVIAEAA, from the coding sequence ATGTCGATCTGCGTCACCGATCTGGTCAAGCGACACCCCGGCGCCGCGGCGCCGGCGCTCGCGGGGCTCTGCATGGAGGTGCCGACGGGCAAGATCGCCAGCGTCCTCGGCCGCAGCGGCGCGGGGAAAACCACGCTGCTGCGGTGTTTGTCGGGGCTCGATCCCTTCGACGGCGGGACGATCGAGGTCTCGGGCGTGACCTTCGGCGCGGGCGCGAAGCACGGCTCCTTCGGCGGGAAGATCGGGCTCGTCTTCCAGACGTTCGAGCTCTTCCCGCACCTCTCGGTGCTCGACAACTGCACGCTCGCGCCGCGCGTCGTGCGGGGCGAGGCGCGCTCGCGCGCGGAGGCGCGGGTGAAGGATCTGCTCCGGGAGCTCGGCATCGAGGACAAGGCGAAGGCCTACCCCGAGGCGCTCTCGGGCGGGCAGAAGCAACGCGTGGCGATCGCCCGCGCCCTCGCGATGGAGCCTTCGGTCTTGCTGTACGACGAGCCGACGAGCGCGCTGGATCCGGCGCTGAAACACGAGGTCGGCCGGACGCTGCGCCGCGTGGCCGGCACGGGCGTCACGCAGATCGTGGTGACGCACGATCTGCCCGTCGCGCGCGAGTCCTCGGATCTCGTCTTCGTGCTCGACAGGGGGCGCGTCGCGGCCTTCGGCCCGCCGGAAGAGGTGATCGCCGAGGCCGCGTGA
- a CDS encoding DODA-type extradiol aromatic ring-opening family dioxygenase, with the protein MSEREEGLTRRQAMVAGLAGAATIAAIPAALGGAADPSERGRPEDPVPGRLPVVFLPHGGGPWPFVDVGMRPAEHAELAGYLRSIRELPKAPPRALLVISAHWEEPVPTVMTAERPPMYYDYHGFPRESYTIQWPAPGAPELAARVRELLGAAGFPTAADPKRGFDHGTFVPLMLTYPDADVKTIQLSLKLGLDPSTHLAMGRALAPLRDEGVFIVGSGMTYHNMRGFRDPNARPIAETFDAWLRETMTLEAKARDERLIAWANAPAARLSHPREEHLLPLMVVAGAAGADRGTTAYNGSAWGIRLSAYHFG; encoded by the coding sequence ATGAGCGAACGAGAAGAGGGCCTCACGCGCCGCCAGGCGATGGTCGCGGGCCTCGCCGGAGCAGCCACGATCGCGGCGATTCCGGCCGCCCTCGGCGGCGCCGCCGATCCATCGGAGCGCGGGCGCCCCGAGGATCCGGTCCCGGGGCGCTTGCCCGTGGTGTTCTTGCCGCACGGCGGCGGGCCGTGGCCGTTCGTCGATGTGGGGATGCGCCCCGCGGAGCACGCGGAGCTCGCGGGGTACCTGCGCTCGATCCGGGAGCTCCCGAAGGCGCCCCCCCGAGCCTTGCTCGTGATCTCGGCGCACTGGGAGGAGCCGGTGCCGACGGTCATGACGGCCGAGCGGCCGCCGATGTATTACGATTATCACGGCTTCCCGCGGGAGTCGTACACGATTCAATGGCCAGCGCCCGGGGCCCCGGAGCTCGCGGCGCGCGTGCGCGAGCTGCTCGGCGCGGCGGGCTTCCCGACGGCGGCGGACCCGAAGCGGGGCTTCGATCACGGCACGTTCGTCCCGCTCATGCTCACGTACCCGGACGCGGACGTGAAGACGATCCAGCTCTCGTTGAAGCTCGGCCTCGACCCGTCAACGCACCTCGCGATGGGCCGCGCGCTCGCGCCGCTCCGGGACGAGGGGGTCTTCATCGTCGGCAGCGGGATGACGTACCACAACATGCGCGGCTTTCGGGATCCGAATGCGCGTCCGATCGCGGAGACGTTCGACGCGTGGCTTCGCGAGACGATGACGCTCGAAGCAAAGGCGCGGGACGAGCGGCTCATCGCGTGGGCAAACGCGCCCGCCGCGCGGCTCTCGCATCCAAGGGAGGAGCACCTGCTCCCGCTGATGGTGGTGGCCGGCGCAGCAGGGGCCGACCGGGGGACGACGGCCTACAATGGTTCGGCCTGGGGGATACGTTTGTCGGCCTATCACTTCGGGTGA
- a CDS encoding acyl-CoA thioesterase, with amino-acid sequence MSETASRDGYPHFLVIPTRWMDNDIYGHVNNVVYYSYFDTVINRWLIGEGGLDIERGDVIGVAAESHCRYLRGVSFPTDIDAGLRVGKLGRSSVRYEIGLFPRGEALVAAEGYFVHVFVDRATRKPTPIPDRIRAALERLVVPSSV; translated from the coding sequence ATGAGCGAAACGGCCTCGCGCGACGGTTACCCGCATTTCCTGGTCATTCCCACGCGGTGGATGGACAACGACATCTACGGCCACGTCAACAACGTCGTGTATTACTCGTATTTCGACACCGTCATCAATCGCTGGCTCATCGGCGAAGGCGGGCTCGACATCGAGCGCGGCGACGTGATCGGCGTGGCGGCGGAGTCGCATTGTCGGTACCTGCGCGGGGTGTCGTTCCCGACGGACATCGACGCGGGGCTCCGCGTGGGCAAGCTCGGCCGCTCCAGCGTGCGGTACGAGATCGGCCTCTTCCCGCGCGGCGAGGCCCTCGTGGCCGCGGAGGGATATTTCGTCCACGTCTTCGTGGATCGCGCCACGCGCAAGCCCACGCCGATCCCGGATCGGATCCGCGCGGCGCTCGAGCGGCTCGTCGTGCCCTCCTCGGTGTGA
- a CDS encoding ABC transporter substrate-binding protein/permease, which yields MHKRRLVVALLLLLPLLALVAPTRALAEEPTTDPAPARSAVAEARARGELRWGNDSQGGAPYVFQDPMDPNHLIGFEVDFAAALAKKLGVRARPVQGPWDGLLALLARGDFDVVINGIEVAEEKKRIAELSRPYYVAPMRLTVRKGDAAAPRTLEALRARKVGTLPGSLAARLSERAGAEVKTYDGGQNDIYDDLRIGRTDAVLLDDPITLYYGAIDPELEVVDGSFGEVSYAVGVPKGDEETRAAVNGAIEELAKDGTLATLYARWGLWNEPTEKLLGGPKPPSTTVAEAHDAWRAAVGKPLPFWSRVTERYPQTLGLFARGAALSLVVSILAMAVAVTLGMVLALSRVYGPKPLRWLAVGYIELFRGTPLLVQLTMVYFGLPELGVTLSPFVAGVIALGLNYAAAEAENYRAGLGSVPAGQMDAARTLGLSKLEALRHVALPQAIRVALPPTTNDFIALLKDSSLISVVTLTELTKTYTSLASAMRDHLGLGLVVALFYLGLSLPFARLSRSVEERLGSKVRRPASA from the coding sequence ATGCACAAGCGTCGCCTCGTGGTCGCGCTTCTTCTCTTGCTCCCGCTCCTCGCGCTCGTAGCCCCGACGAGGGCGCTCGCCGAGGAGCCCACGACGGATCCCGCGCCGGCGAGGAGCGCCGTCGCCGAGGCCCGCGCGCGCGGCGAGCTGCGATGGGGCAACGATTCGCAAGGAGGCGCGCCGTACGTCTTCCAGGATCCGATGGATCCGAACCACCTCATCGGCTTCGAGGTGGACTTCGCCGCCGCGCTCGCGAAGAAGCTCGGCGTGCGCGCGAGGCCCGTGCAGGGGCCGTGGGACGGGCTGCTCGCGCTGCTCGCGCGTGGCGATTTCGACGTGGTCATCAACGGGATCGAGGTCGCCGAGGAGAAGAAGCGCATCGCGGAGCTCTCCCGCCCCTATTACGTCGCCCCCATGCGCCTCACGGTGCGCAAGGGCGACGCCGCCGCGCCGCGCACGCTCGAAGCCCTGCGCGCGCGAAAGGTCGGCACCTTGCCCGGCTCCCTCGCCGCGCGTCTGTCCGAGCGCGCGGGCGCCGAGGTGAAGACGTACGACGGCGGGCAAAACGACATCTACGACGACCTCCGGATCGGGCGCACCGACGCGGTGCTGCTCGACGATCCCATCACGCTCTACTACGGGGCGATCGATCCCGAACTCGAGGTCGTCGACGGCTCGTTCGGCGAAGTCTCGTACGCCGTGGGCGTGCCGAAGGGAGACGAGGAGACGCGGGCCGCGGTGAACGGAGCGATCGAGGAGCTCGCGAAGGACGGCACGCTCGCCACGCTCTACGCGCGCTGGGGCCTGTGGAACGAGCCAACGGAGAAGCTCCTCGGCGGACCGAAGCCTCCCTCCACGACCGTCGCCGAGGCGCACGACGCGTGGCGCGCCGCCGTGGGCAAACCCCTGCCCTTCTGGTCACGCGTGACGGAGCGTTACCCGCAGACGCTCGGCCTCTTCGCGCGTGGCGCGGCCCTCTCGCTCGTGGTCTCGATCCTCGCGATGGCCGTGGCCGTCACGCTCGGCATGGTCCTCGCGCTCTCGCGGGTCTACGGGCCGAAGCCGCTGCGATGGCTCGCCGTGGGGTACATCGAGCTCTTCCGCGGCACGCCGCTGCTCGTGCAGCTCACGATGGTGTACTTCGGCCTGCCCGAGCTCGGCGTGACGCTCTCGCCCTTCGTCGCGGGCGTGATCGCGCTCGGGCTGAACTACGCGGCGGCCGAGGCGGAGAACTACCGGGCCGGGCTCGGCAGCGTGCCGGCGGGGCAGATGGATGCGGCGCGGACGCTCGGGCTCTCGAAGCTCGAGGCGCTCCGGCACGTGGCGCTGCCGCAGGCGATCCGCGTGGCGCTGCCGCCGACGACGAACGATTTCATCGCGCTGCTGAAGGACAGCTCGCTCATCTCGGTCGTCACGTTGACCGAGCTCACGAAGACGTACACGAGCCTCGCGAGCGCCATGCGAGATCACCTCGGCCTCGGGCTCGTGGTGGCGCTCTTTTACCTCGGCTTGAGCCTCCCGTTCGCGCGCCTGTCGCGCAGCGTGGAGGAGCGGCTCGGATCCAAGGTCCGGCGCCCGGCTTCCGCTTGA
- a CDS encoding SDR family NAD(P)-dependent oxidoreductase, which produces MGRVEGKVALVTGATGGIGRATMERFVREGARVFAFARQEAPLRDAVAQYGASVAYATGDVTEEADVARAVASCLEAFGRIDVVFANAGVEGVVKPLTDVTAEELDEVYRVNVRGTFFTLKHSAPPMVKQGKGSIIVNSSILGITGMAGLSVYAMSKHAVTGLMRTAALELAPQGVRVNSIHPAPIDNRMMRSIERMAAPDAPDAVRDKFTSFIPMGRYGTNEEIADLVLFLGSDESSFCSGATFAADGAFGAF; this is translated from the coding sequence ATGGGTCGGGTAGAGGGCAAGGTCGCGCTCGTCACGGGCGCGACGGGCGGGATTGGCAGGGCAACGATGGAGAGGTTCGTGCGAGAAGGCGCGCGTGTATTCGCGTTCGCTCGCCAGGAAGCGCCGCTGCGCGACGCCGTGGCGCAGTACGGCGCCTCGGTCGCCTACGCGACGGGCGACGTGACCGAGGAGGCGGACGTGGCGCGCGCGGTCGCGTCGTGCCTGGAAGCATTCGGGCGGATCGACGTCGTGTTCGCCAATGCCGGCGTCGAGGGCGTGGTCAAGCCGCTCACGGACGTCACGGCGGAGGAGCTCGACGAGGTCTATCGCGTCAACGTGCGCGGGACGTTCTTCACGTTGAAGCACAGCGCTCCCCCGATGGTGAAGCAGGGCAAGGGCAGCATCATCGTCAACTCGTCGATCCTCGGGATCACGGGGATGGCCGGGCTCAGCGTCTATGCGATGAGCAAGCACGCGGTGACCGGGCTCATGCGCACGGCGGCGCTCGAGCTCGCGCCCCAGGGCGTGCGCGTGAACTCGATTCACCCGGCCCCGATCGACAACCGCATGATGCGCTCGATCGAGCGAATGGCGGCCCCGGACGCGCCGGACGCCGTGCGGGACAAGTTCACGAGCTTCATCCCGATGGGTCGTTATGGCACGAACGAGGAGATCGCGGATCTCGTGCTTTTCCTCGGGAGCGACGAGTCCTCGTTCTGCAGCGGCGCGACGTTCGCGGCCGACGGGGCGTTCGGCGCGTTCTGA